The Microcystis panniformis FACHB-1757 region AATGCCAGCGATAATATCCTCAAGGATTCGTTCGGGAGACTCTGTGCGAGGGTTATCGGAGGTAACTATGGCTAAATCTGCTAATTCTGCGGCTATTTTACCCATTAACGGTCGTTTTGTCCGATCTCGATCGCCACCACAACCAAAAACACAAATCATCCGACCGGAAATAAAGGGCCGGGAAGCTTTTAAAACATTCTCTAAACTGTCGGGAGTATGGGCATAATCGACAATGACGCTGATATCTTGGTCGGGAGCGGTGCTAACCCGTTCCATCCGCCCCGGTACTCCTGAAAATTGGGGAATTTGGGCGATTACTGTCTCTAAATCTACACCACATTCTAACACTGCCGCCACCGCCGCTAACAGGTTAGCTAGATTATATTGACCCACTAGAGGAGAAGCAAAGGCTATTTCTCCTCGGGGAGTCACCATCACCCCTTCCACTCCCGTGGGTTGATACTGTAAATCCTTAGTATAAAAATCGGCACTAGCATCGGACACACTATAGGTTAAAACCTGTTGGGGAGACAGGGAGGCCGCTAAACGTTGACCATAGACATCATCAAGGTTAATAATCGCCTTACCTTGCAGATAATCGGGACTAAATAATTTAGCTTTAGCGGCAAAATAATCCTCCATATCGAGGTGATAATCGAGATGGTCCCGGGTGAGATTAGTAAACACTGTCACGGGAAAAGTACAACCCTGTACCCGTCCCTGGGCCAGTGCATGGGAACTAACTTCCATGACGGCGATTTCATTGCCGGCGCTCACCGCTTTGGCCAAACTGGCTTGTAACTCGTTAGCGAAAGGGGTGGTATGATTAGCGGTTTCTTGGAATCCTTGCCAACGGGTGTAAAGAGTCCCGAATAAAGCGGTGGGAATCCCTGCTTGGCTGAGAAAATATTCAATTAGATGGGTGGTGGTGGTTTTGCCGTTGGTTCCCGTCACACCGATTAATTTTAGGGTTTGGGCAGGATAATGATAAAA contains the following coding sequences:
- a CDS encoding UDP-N-acetylmuramoyl-L-alanyl-D-glutamate--2,6-diaminopimelate ligase produces the protein MKLQELLTNITPVSPISSPIASITEITGISTNSHACQPGDLFIGLPGTRVDGGEFWRSALETGALAAIISPAAAAKFPPPEDACVIVVADLVTATAAIAAKFYHYPAQTLKLIGVTGTNGKTTTTHLIEYFLSQAGIPTALFGTLYTRWQGFQETANHTTPFANELQASLAKAVSAGNEIAVMEVSSHALAQGRVQGCTFPVTVFTNLTRDHLDYHLDMEDYFAAKAKLFSPDYLQGKAIINLDDVYGQRLAASLSPQQVLTYSVSDASADFYTKDLQYQPTGVEGVMVTPRGEIAFASPLVGQYNLANLLAAVAAVLECGVDLETVIAQIPQFSGVPGRMERVSTAPDQDISVIVDYAHTPDSLENVLKASRPFISGRMICVFGCGGDRDRTKRPLMGKIAAELADLAIVTSDNPRTESPERILEDIIAGIPPEITVQVISDRALAIDTAIQTAQPGDGVIIAGKGHEDYQILGTEKIHFDDREQARAALMKGKK